The Solanum lycopersicum chromosome 8, SLM_r2.1 DNA segment CAAGTACCCCTCCTGGTATGTCAAGtatctccatccctagaaaGTAATGCAATCGACCAAGATCTTTAATCTTAAAAGTATCATCCAAGTAGGCCTTTAACTGTGTAATCTCGGCAGTGTCTGTTCCTGTGAGAATAACATCATCAACATAGACTGCAACAAAGACAACTAAGGCACCAACATTTCTATGGAAAAGTGAGTAATCATGATGGGAATGTACATATCCTCTGAGTGATAGAGCTTCAGTCAACTTGGCATACCATTGTTGACTAGCCTGTTTTAAACCATAAAGAGACTTGTTTAGCTTGCACACTAAGCTCAAGTCATCCACAGCAAGCCCTTGTGGTAGTTTCATGTATACTTCTTCATGGAGATCACCATGAGGAAAGACATTGTTTACATCAAGCTGAGACATCTCCCAACCCTTTTTAACAGCACATGCAATTAAGGTTCTCACAGTGGTCATTTTAACCACTGGAGAATAGGTCTCTGTATAATCCACACCAGCCTGTTGAATGTAGCCTTTAACTACTAGTCTGACTTTAAACCTTTCAATGCTACCATCAGATTTGTGCTTCACTTTATACACCCATCTACATCCAATTGCCTGTTTGTCTGCAGGTAATTTTACAAGATTCCAAGTATTGTTTGCATAAAGTGCATCAAACTCTTGCACCATGGCATTTTGCCATGCAGGACCTAAGCCTGCTTCCTCATAAGATAAAGGCTCACTATCATGGCAAATGTTTTCAACCATTGCTTGACTATTAGATGCAATATTATTGGGAGTAATGTGATGATGTTTAGTGAACATGGCATTCAAAGAGAAGTTTTTATCAATGGAAATAGACTGTGTGGTAGAAATATGAGTTTTTAGGGTAGGAATTGAGTAGATGTAATCTTTCAAATGTGAAGGAATCTTGCTTTCTCTTTGTGATCTTCTGTGTAATAATGTAGGGGGAGAAGGTGATTGATTTCTGTTATGAGATGGAGGATTAGGTGATAAGGTTGAAGAAGTAGGGAGCACATCTGTATTTTGATTTACCAAAGTGCTATCAAATATTGAATCAACACAATCATCAAAAACATTTGAAGGAACAATTCTGCTATTTGTAGAATTGGTACTAGGAATAGAAGGAAAAACACATTTATCTGAAGTTAATGTAAAAGGGAACAGATGCTCATGAAACACTACATCCCTAGACACATGTATCCTTTTTGTGGCAAGACTCATCACTTTGTATCCTTTTGTTCCAAAGGGGAAACCTACAAACACATGAGGAGTAGTTCTAGGTTGTAGTTTATCCCTTTGAACTTTAGGTAATGTTGGTTGTAATCTGGTTTTGTTTTGTATAGGACTTCATAAGGACATTTGTTTTTCAAATAGACTGAAGGAAGTCTGTTTATAAGATGTGTTGCTGTAAGTATACATTCCCCCCAGTATTTTATGGGAAGCTTTGATTGAAATAGAAGAGCTCTTGCTGTCTCTaacaaatatttatgttttctttccacTATGTTGTTTTGTTGAGGTGTATATGGACAGCTCTTTTGATGGATTATACCTTTGGATTGAAAGAAGAATTTGGTTTCATTGTTATTAAACTCAAGTCCATTATCTGATCTAATAATTTTGACTGTGGTTTGGAATTGATTTTCTATCATATTTACAAAGTTTTTGAGAACTTGTAAGGCATTGCTCTTGGTGCTTAACAGATGAGTCCAAGTTGATCTACTAAAATCATCTACTATGGTGATGAAATATTTGTAATTGTCAAGGGTAGGTGCATGGTAAGGACCCcacatatcaacatgaataagCTCAAAAATGGAATTAGAATGTGTGACACTTTGGCTAAAAGGCAATCTTTCTTGTTTTGCCATAGGGCAGATTGTACACATAAAAGGTTGTTTGTTTGAGAAACTGGCTGGGATGGTAGATATCCTCCTCATTTTCACAAAAGGCACATGGACAAGTCTATTATGCCACAATAGGTCTACATTATGTTAAGTAGATACAGCATCAGAAGTAGAAGAACAAACAGTATGACTAGTACATTTGTTATTATCATGTGAAGTTTTGTTTGTGGCTTGACTATTATTGCTAGACAAAGAAGAGTTGTGATTGTTGTGAGATATGCAGCAGCATGTGGTGAAATTAGCAGGATTCTTCAGACACCTTGAACAAAGAAAATAGAGTCCTTCTCTGCTACTACCAAGCACCTGAGGCCTCTTCACTGAAGGGGCCTGCAGTAAACAAGAAACACTAGTCAATAGGATAACACTTCTCATTGAAAGAGTCAATGAGTGAACTGACACTAGATTGTATTTAAAAGAGGGCACATATAGCACATTGTGTAGAACAATTCCAGATGTGATCACTACatctccaaattctatcacctTAACTTTGTATCCATTGGGTAAAGAGACAAGCATAGGGTAAGACATGGTTTGAATATTGGTAAGTGAGGATTTGTTAAAGGTTATGTGGTTTGATGCTCCTGAATCAATGATCCATAGGTCAGCACTTGATTTAAAACATTCACATGAAGGATTGCCAAAATCAATAGATGAAGAACATACTATAGTACCTGCAAAGTTCATAGAACCAACTTCCATGTTTGAGTTGTTTAAATCAGTTCCTTCAACTCGACAATTCTGCAAAAGTTTCATCATGTTATCATATTGATCTTTAGTGAATGTAACCATTTGATTCTGATTATTCTGCATGGAATCTTCTCCCTGTGCAGATACCACATTATTAGAGGATCCATGAACATTAGCTACAACTCTCCTTCCTCTATATTCATGATTATTATTCTGCCTTGCATGAGATCCATTGTTCCTATTAGTCCGACTAGGATATCCAATCAACTTATAACATTTCTCCCTAATATGTCCTGTCTTTTTGCAATAACTACAAACCATAACACTTCTATTGCTACTGTTAGCTGGAAAGTAATTGGATCCTCCATAATTGTTGTTACTTGAAGTATTGCCAAAGTAATTTTCATTAGAGAATGATGTTTTGTAGTTTCTTCCTGTTGATCCCTTTCCATTGTTATTAGAAGAGTTCACATTCAAGGAAATCGATTCCATAGGAGTTTGATTAGCGGGTTTGAACTCCCTTTGCTTCTCCTCTTGAATCATTAAGGAAAAGGCTTGTGCCATTGTTGGAAGAGGATTCATCATAAGAATGTTGCCTCTTATCACAGTATACACCTCATTCATCCCCATTAAGAATTGTATCAAACGTCTTTCTTGTTCTGCTTTGTATAATCCATCCTTGGCTCCACAATTACAAGCACAAGAGCACTGATTCTTTACATTCAAAGTGCTCAATTCTTCCCAAAGCTTTTTCATCCTGGTGTAGTAGACTGTTATATCCAAATTTCCCTGTGTGAGATCATTAATCTccttttgaatttgatatagCTTTGCTCCATTTGTTTGGTCATATCTATCTTCAAGTTCCTTCCAAAGTTCCACTGAATCACTAACATACTCTACACTATCTGCAACTTCCTTAGTGAGAGAGTTTAAAATCCAGGAAGTCACCATGTCATCGCATCTCTGCCATTGATGCAACTGGTTTGAGTTTGCAGCTGGTTTAACACAACTACCATCAATGAATCCAAGCTTGTTCTTCATTGGCAAAGCTCGCATAACTCCCCTTCTCCAGGATCTATATCCTGTTCCATCGAATTGAGTTGGAACTAATACCATACCAGGGCTATCTGAAGGATGTATGTAGAGAGTGTTGTGTGCATCATATTAACAGAGGTTCCTTGTGCTGAAGGAGCACTTTCAGATTCTGTCATGATGAAGGATCGACTGGATACAAgaaaaacaactaaacaggaaGAAACCAACAGCAGATTCAAATCAAAACCAGCAAGAACAgccttgctctgataccatgttaagcTGATCAACAATGGTGATTTACACCAAAACAGAATGGAACCATAACAATCgatttaagaagaagaagaagaagaagaagaagaagaagaagaaggcatCGTATATGTTGATTTGTAGAAGATGAATTACTGATCTTCCTGTATTGATtctcacatatatatacaagagAATTGTAGTCCTATACTCAACAAAtacaaaagatatgaaatgtaAAATGTGTGACTAACTAACTTTGAAAATTCTAACTAACTTGATGTGACATCTAACAACACTCTAACTAACATAACTAACAAactaatcataattatattgttaataaCTACAAACCCCCACAATAAAACCTTAGAATAAATTTGCGGCATTCACAAAACATCAAAAATTAGTGTAATTTGCGGAGGTTATCACAAGCTACCAGAATAAAATCGTCACCTAATAAATTATATTGCAGGGGTTAAAATAAACGCTACAATTTTTAGTGGAGTTTTTAAAAATCCCCACAAGTAAACCTCTACAaattagcttctttttttttagtgttttctTTTTACAAGTGTCCATTTCTTCTTAAGTTTCAATTACTACTTAGAGTGTGTACTGTTTTTATTGTGCAAGTTAATTTGTAGTTTCAATGTTATAGGTTGTTTGTGAGAATATCTTTAAACTTATGCTATAAGATTAATGTTATTAATCTTTTGTATTGACATTTTGTCGAGAGTATTCCAATTTGTAGTTTCATAGGTATAGACATATGTATTTACTTTgaggtgaaatttttttttttcaaagatgaGATGTTTGCTTATTAGTTTAATAATGTCTAAAGCCTTCTTTGAAACTTCGCAGGTCGCTGGCTGTATTAAGCGTGTTAGAGTTTTCCAATACGATAAAATGAGCTTGCATTAGCTTTAGAAGATATACTTAGTTTCTATAATTTGTCTTTGAAAAAAGAAGAGGCTCAAATGCAACATTTGTCCTTCaagataattttaaacatgATCAACGAGAATTAATAATatacaaaggaaaaaaaagaggcTCTGATGCAACATTTTATGTCTAATATCAGACTTGGCAGGGAGATGGCTGGGAGACCCATTTTATGTCTAATATCAGACTTGGGAGAGCCGAATCTCACCAATTGTGCATTTATCATCACAACACTCATGAATCAACGCGAATTAATAATATacgaagaaaaaaagagaggcTCAGATGCAACATTTTATGTCTAATATCAGACTTGGTAGGGAGACCCAAATCTCACCCAATTGTGCATTTATCATCACAGCACTCACAATATTGCACCAGCCGGGAATCGAACCCGGGTCTGTACCGTGGCAGGGTACTATTCTACCACTAGACCACTGGTGCTTGTTGTCCTATCACTTTAACTTGATTTTTATTCTTTCgctgtttttatttatatgtcgTAAATAGTTCTTAATATTTCCTCCGTCAAGTtttattggttataattttcttgttttagATTCAATCGATAAGAATTTTGACTGATATTTTATGAGtatatttcatcatattgatatgccaaaaattgtaatttatagtatttttcgtataggttttaaatatctaaattttcgCTTGAAATATCGAATCAGTGTAATctgatttaattttgaaaattagtcaaactgattttcaaatatgacaattaaaagtggacGAGAGAGTATTTgtcatttcacaaaattaatgCATAACTGacactatttttcttatttacttGATACTTTTTAGTGttgaaaatatgaatttgatcaACATAGAAAAACTAACTCATTAATTCATGTTCATTggtcaatttaattaatcaaaataaattaatttatgtttatttattaaaaacttgacatcaagaaattaaaataagtgtACAATGATAAACTTACATAGTTAGAAACGTGAAATctaaaatgataatatataaaaataaaaacgaaGGAAGTACTTTTTCTTGGGTAAATAGTTGTAATATACCAAAAGTGAGAATTGAAGTGgggtgggggagggggaggaAACATGCTACTAGACAATCGTACCAGCCAATGTTTACGAAAACGTTTTTAGGGGCGAATTTTGGAGCAGGGTGTAGAAAAACGCTCTTGGGTGTAAATTGAAGACGTACATCCATATAGCTTAAGTCCTAGAATTTGGGCGTAAGTTCCACGCGTTCAAATATAAGCCCCGAGTCTAAAAATGTAAATCTTATGATAAAAACGCACGTCTGGGcgttattttgt contains these protein-coding regions:
- the LOC101254718 gene encoding uncharacterized protein, which gives rise to MVLVPTQFDGTGYRSWRRGVMRALPMKNKLGFIDGSCVKPAANSNQLHQWQRCDDMVTSWILNSLTKEVADSVEYVSDSVELWKELEDRYDQTNGAKLYQIQKEINDLTQGNLDITVYYTRMKKLWEELSTLNVKNQCSCACNCGAKDGLYKAEQERRLIQFLMGMNEVYTVIRGNILMMNPLPTMAQAFSLMIQEEKQREFKPANQTPMESISLNVNSSNNNGKGSTGRNYKTSFSNENYFGNTSSNNNYGGSNYFPANSSNRSVMVCSYCKKTGHIREKCYKLIGYPSRTNRNNGSHARQNNNHEYRGRRVVANVHGSSNNVVSAQGEDSMQNNQNQMVTFTKDQYDNMMKLLQNCRVEGTDLNNSNMEVGSMNFAGASNHITFNKSSLTNIQTMSYPMLVSLPNGYKVKVIEFGDVVITSGIVLHNAPSVKRPQVLGSSREGLYFLCSRCLKNPANFTTCCCISHNNHNSSLSSNNSQATNKTSHDNNKCTSHTVCSSTSDAVST